GTCAATCTCACCCTTTCttaaggggtgtttggcttagtttTGAAaccccaaaagtcctttttggaaaagttacaaaaagtcaggatttcttgacttttccaaaaagttcattttctttatgtaaaaacttcaaaagtggcttttaaaactagtttgccaaacatcttttgcttttttttattttccaaaaaagacttttggctgtgaaaagctaagccaaacacccccttataaTTGTTAAAAGTAACGATAAGAAATCTCTAGTGtagaaaaagaaaaatgaaaacagcatatatatatatatatatatatatatatattatatatatatatatatatatatatatatatatatatatatatatatatatatatatatatatatatatatatataaatgaatgcTTACATTTTTGCAGAGGGAAAATCCAAGTAGTACTGGTATCAACCGGAAGCTTCAATCCTCCTACATTCATGCATTTACGCCTATTTGGTTTGTACTTCCATTCCATTATCCATTATGGTGCTATGTTATAAGAAATCATGTTTATACATGCTATGCTActtgttattaatttattttatttttttgggtCAAATGTCGATAAATCTGTTCAAAAAACTGAATGTACAAGGGGAGATGTAGGTTTCATCTTCATTTGGTGGGTgttcttcattttaatgaatgGGATCCATAAAATAAAACTATAGCTTGATAgattttcaaaatataatgttcttataagaaaaaatttaaaagtaTCTGTGTTAATTAGTTTTTGGTTTCATCATTCATGTCATAACTCTGTCAGTGTTACATGACTACAAATGATGGCTACTTGATTATCCGTGTTAACTAATTTTTGATATTTACAAAGTTGGAATAACATGCTTACAGTTTAATATATACTTTTTAGGTGTATGCgcattgttattatttttttttttaaatcatgctTAGAATTGGCAAGAGACGCACTTAACTCAAAAGGATTTAATGTTGTTGGAGGTTATATGTCACCTGTAAATGATGCATACCAGAAAAaggtatcatatcatatcattacAATTGACAACTAATTGCTcatctatttttttcttttaccaTGAATGATAATTAATTCTGTAGtaaaatttatttataaatttgattTTTAGGGTCTCATACCCTCTGAACATCGTATTGAAATGTGCCAACTGGCTTGCAAAAGTTCCGACTTTGTAATGGTGGATGCCTGGGTGGTTAGTAATTAATTAGTGGGAGGAGTAGAATAAATAATACATTTCTCTTTTgaattattaaacataataatatatAGCTTGTTTCTTTATAATAGACTTGTTTATTTGGTAAAGGCTATCTGTAGTTTGTattaactatttaattaattatctgTTTTAGGCAAAACAAAGCTCATTTCAACGCTCATTGACTGTGTTGTCAAGAATCAGAAGCTTTTTTTGTGATAATTTGATGATACCTAATGGTATGTATTAGAGTGAACCCTTACCCTTTTGTGATCAAACTATCCTTTTCTTTATTTAGACTTTTTAGTTTAAAGTAGAATTTAAATAGAAGAAACTttgcacttttttttttttttttttttttttttttttgtaattgtaGAATCCCTAAAGGTGATGCTTGTTTGTGGCTCTGATCTACTAGAATCATTTGGCATTTCTGGAGCTTGGATACCTGACCAGGTAAATAAGTAAATGAATGCACTTTCACATGCATTCTAATTTTTATAATGGTTTTTCTTGAACATTTTTAGTAACAATTTAGTTGTCAAATTAGATATGAAGCAAAACCTATTTATTGAAATATGCCCATAAAGAACCACAAAttgttttccttttccttttaggTGAGGAGTATATGCAGAGACTTTGGCGTAGTTTGTATCCGCAGAGAAGGTCAAGACATTGAGAAAATCATCTCGCGTGTTGACATCTTGACAGAATACAAGGTAACCAACAGGGGTGTTTATGTCATTTCACCAATTTTACTATCATATTCTTGATTATATCGATTTTTCGTATCTGAATCATGCAGAGTAGCATCCAAGTTGTTGATGAAATAGTACCAAACCGTATTAGCTCAACTTTAGTAAGGTAGCCACCAAAATcctacatattatatatatatatatatatatatatatatatatatatatatatatatatatatatatatatatatatatatatatatatgttcaaatgttttctcACGTCTATTGTGTgccaatagaaatttagtattaattatatgtatattaaatgttatgCATacatataactcatttttatgaatactaattaaattcgtcattaatgtcaacaataatattatttcaaaatgaattcatatctagaacaatgagagtgtattctaacagaatgagagtgtattctagtagaatatactcTCCATATTacatgcaactttattgtattttaagtgagagttctgaaacaaaatacgaactcatatataaaaacttagataaattcattctgaaagaatgttattgctgacattaatgacagatttaattagttttttataaaaatagaattataattatggatatcatttaatatacatataattatggaaatcatttaatatctatatttatttaactaaataattatttaatttactaaaaatTCTATTGGTgtaataaatgtaagaaacaaaataactttatatatatatatatatatatatatatatatatatatatatatatatatatatatatatatatatatatatatatatatatatatatatatatatatatatatatatatatatatggcctaACATGAAGCTTAATTTTGTTTGTTTATGTGATTATAGAGATTGTGTTTCACGGGGTTTATCTGTGAAATATTTAACGTCAGATGAAGTTATTAGTTACATTAAACGAAGCAAACTGTATATCAACCCCATTGCCTCACAACAACAAAGTTTGTAGCTAATGATATTTATAAAGGAATTATCCAATAAAACTGTCGACGATTATATTTTTGTTGTAATAAACACCTCTGCTCAATTTATTTATGAGCCTTGCTGAGTTCACGTATATCATTTTTGTAAATCAATATTTTTTAAATGTATGAGTAAAACGAGTGAAAAAGAtgtaaaagaacaaaaaaaaaaaatagaaacttGAAAAGTGTTTGTTTAAATACTTACTTACAATGGTCGATTTTTTACTCTTAATAAAAATCTCTCATAATAGCAAGTTAGCAACTAAACTTTTTTAGAGTAATGTTTTGTAAATTTTTATCTAATTAACTAGCTAGTAACAGAAAAATGTGATAATACTATTTGGTCaaactaaaattttaaaatgacataaaagaacATTTATGTGTGgatacattttgattttttccgTCTTACACCTTAATTTTATTTCTCAAAAAAATCAACTTTTATTAGTTCTCTTTTATTTTAGCTTTTTAACCGGTTACCAATTAGTAAATTGAGTTTATTCCATATATTTTGCATTTTATTCCGTTTTAGATCTAATAcattttttgttttcaaaataaaccAAACTTTAACACATTTCTTGTTATTTTATTAATGGAGTCGGTTACCAACATATAATCCTATATCACTCTAACTCACGTCCTAAGCATCAATCACCAATAAAAATAATTGATTTTAGACCCTAGGTCATGTTTCTGTTTCTTCTTTTTGTATACATGCTCctctaaagttgtttcatcttgaAGCATAACATAAAGAAATGTTGAAATGAAATTACAATGAAATTACAATATTGTGAGGAAGAAGCTCTTTATTTATCTTTTGTCCTTACTCCTTAGGTTTTTTTTCACAAGATTGGGTATGTTTTCAAAGCTTGGCCTAATACTATTTTTACAAGGTCTGATGATATGTTTATTTTAAGGAAAAATGACACATACAACCTATGAACTTTCTAGTGTTTACCGTTTTAGTCACTTAACATTTTTAGTGGTTTTATGAGGGAACAAAGTGTGTTGCAACCTAGCAATTTAGTCTCTTTTACTTATTATACCCGGTAATCATGCCACATCATCCCGATTTGCCACATCATCGATTGACATGGCGAAATTGTATTTACGTCTTGGACCCAAACGACGTCGTTTTGGAATATGAAACGTAGAGGCCACAATCACACCACCCCACCCCGCCTCCGTATAAAATGTTAAGCTTGTGCCCTAAAATGGCACAATTCGTAACCTGCTTTTCCTAACTGCACCGTAAACTTCAATACCAATCGCAAAAATGATGCCTTCACGATCATCTCCAAATCACGATTGGTCACCCAACTATAGTCGGCACATGGCTGAAAATGTCTTGAATGGAGTCACAAATGAAGACATGGCGATCAATATGCTGCAGACACAGTTGGAGGTGTCGCTTGTGAGGGTAGAGATTGCAAACGACCTTCGTGAACTACAACGCAACATCACTAGAGAGTTGGACACCCTAAATCATGAAGTCGATGATGTTAGGGCAGGTCAACTTGATCTATCTAACATGGTTGCTGATTTGAAGAAGCATTTGTGTTCACTGCAAGCATCGTATGTCAACATCGTTTTGGGTAAAAACAAGTGCAAGAAAGTGAAAtaggttcttggggtttttgttGTTGCTATTGTGGGGGTGTTAATCTACAAGTTCTTAAAATGACACAAGAACTTTAGGTTACAACATTTCAATCTTGGGTTTCTATTTTGTTTTGATGTGCATCTTGTTTATTCTCCTTATTAGTAATGCGTTTTGTTCCTTGTCTTTTGGTTTCTGGTTGTAGTATTTGGTGTCGTGCTTGGTGGTTTTGTGATCATGTTATTGTGATGATCAGTTTTTTTATAGTAGTCACAGGTGATGGTTCTCGTATGTACTTAGATAGAGGTGGAAATCCCATTTTAACTTGTTTAATAGATGTGAAGATGTAGAAACCCATGAATGAAATGTTGGTTAAGTTAAAATGTTCATGTTATAAATCTAAATGTGCATGTGTCGTGAAGTAATACCCATATTTTTTGTTTATGTTCTTCCTGTGACCACATGACAAAGTCAATCATTTTAAACCATTAAACATGAACCCCAATGTTTGTGTGTGGGACATAGGACAAAAGAGAAGAATCTAATACCTAGATTTGTTGTTGCCTAAAACCTAGAAATGGAAAACAATGGAAAAGTGCTTTTTTGTTGTATTTCTGGTTGCCCACTTTGGATAATTGTCTGGAAGAAATGAAATACCCCTAATGAGTTAAATCAAATAATAAAGTAATGGCCGAAATACCCATAAAGGGTTAAGTCACATAAAAAATATTGATTGTAATACCCTGATGACTAtagtcaaataaaaaataatgacaGAAATACCCCTATTTCTTTTACTAATTAAAATGACACTAATACACCTAACGGGACTGTAAGTAGTTTAACTTCTTtgattgactaaaatacccctacTTTAATAATTACTTGAAATAACATACACCTATTGGATTAACTGATTCGAATGACTAAATTACCCCTAAACTAACATTCACATGCCCTCTTGAAACATTTGTAATGACTAAATTACCCCGTACACACTAATATAAATTAGATCAtacatattataaatatatacatattataaatatatacataatataaatata
The genomic region above belongs to Lactuca sativa cultivar Salinas chromosome 4, Lsat_Salinas_v11, whole genome shotgun sequence and contains:
- the LOC111919886 gene encoding nicotinamide/nicotinic acid mononucleotide adenylyltransferase, giving the protein MDVCLPLDKLLLNVKGKIQVVLVSTGSFNPPTFMHLRLFELARDALNSKGFNVVGGYMSPVNDAYQKKGLIPSEHRIEMCQLACKSSDFVMVDAWVAKQSSFQRSLTVLSRIRSFFCDNLMIPNESLKVMLVCGSDLLESFGISGAWIPDQVRSICRDFGVVCIRREGQDIEKIISRVDILTEYKSSIQVVDEIVPNRISSTLVRDCVSRGLSVKYLTSDEVISYIKRSKLYINPIASQQQSL